AAAAGTTCGGCTGAGCGCTGTGCTCAGTCCACACCCCCCGGTGGCTGCAGAGCGTGGTGTGTGTACCCTGAAAGTGCGTCCCAGTTCCTCCACAAGAAGGCCAgtaagaggacgaggaggaaggtggagaggGAGCGGGAGCGGGTCTTCATCAGAGGGACCACACAGTTGGCCACAGTGGACACGAAGACCAGAAGGACGGCCATAAGGGCCAGCAGCACGTTGATAAGTTTTCCCAGGAGGGTCCTGGCCGTGGCATTTTCCAGTCCTTCCAACTGGaccgcctgctgctgctgctgctggagctccaTCTTTGATATCCGAGTTTGACAGGCctccagcgcctcctgcaggaaAGAAAAGGAGTCAACTCAGGTGGCAGGTGATTTGTCTCCTCCTTGTGGTAGGGTGAGGGAAGTACAACAAGGGGGCAACATGATtaacttgtttaaaaaaaaaatcaaagctaATAAATGCTTCATATTTCAAATCAAATAATTTGCTCAATAGAAGTACTATTATACTAGTTTTTTGTGCCTGAAAAAAAcgatttaatttaaataaataaagccaaatataaataaaacctaTCTAATTTTATACTTAATATACAATATGAAGCAGTAAATCTACCTGGAAAATACATAGTTCATATGAGTAGCTGAACTGATTCCACATGAACAAACTGCCGGTGTCGGAGCAAATCTGAATCACTtgcttgaaaatgtgttgtgtcatcaacaaacacacaatcaaAGGACAGACAGCAGTTTCAAGCTCATCTTCCAGTGTGCACTTTCAACACGGGCGATGAGGTAATGCTTCCAACCGTCTGTGGAGGACCAAAGGACGGGCGTGTGCAAGCACCTTCGACCTTTCGCTTTAACTGACAAAGATAATATTGACTGTTCGGATTACACTAGCACCAAAATAGTGGGGCGCATTGGACTAGTTCAAGTACACATAAGCAGGGCCCATGAGTGAAGTGCgagtctgaaatgtgtttttatttaatacaataattttttttttttttttaatcacaactCCCATGTTGGTGCTTATGAACAGGACAGACCTGGATGTCTCTGGCCCGCTCGTACGACTGGTAGGCGATCTTCTCCTCCATGCTGGCCAGCTCCTGCTTGAGGTTCAGTATCTCATTCTGGTGCAGATCAGTCAGGTCGTTCAACTGGTCCTCCAAGCGCTCACACCTGCACACAAACATGAGATTTCGGGGTGTAATTGGCTTAGACAAAGAGGCACACAAGGGGGATTTAGCAGTAAGAGAGCCTAAAGGCCAAAGGGACCACATGGCGTCTGACTGGCCCGGTGACTGGCCCTGACAAGATTAGGACCCGCTTACTCATCTGCTGATCCAAGCGGCCAACCACAGAGAGTCAGCAGCAGACGCCTGGCCAATAAGAGGAGCGCAACGGGGAGAAGAGCAATCTGGACTGATGTTTATTTTGGCAGCCAGATTTAATGAAGGAGAAAACACAAACCAAGACATGAGCACGATTCCTCTCAGCAGAGTATGATTGGCACAGTACGAGCAGATTTCACTGCTGGTGGCTACTcaatagacaaataaaaaacacatttagtgGACTATGTTGGAGTCGTAAATGCCTCCTAGTGGTGTTCACTTTCGGAAACAAATTGTGACTCCAGTGCAACAACAGAGCAGCAGATGGGCCATTCTGGTGTCTGCACTCATTCTCTGTCCCCTCTGGTCTAGATGTTGGGGAGGAATGTGAGCACGTGTTTCAGGACAACTGCCCACAGGCtgaacaaactgaaaacagagAGGTCTGGCTCTGACAAACAGTGGGCTTCTTTTTATTGACCAGTATGTGCGACTGAAACAGGAACACAAGCTGTCTGTAAATCATCAACTCTTATAAAGCTCTGATGCATGACAACACAAAGCACATGTCAGGACGCcgccagtgttttgtgaggaaCATACCTAAATCGCTCTTCCTGCAGCGACTGCATGACAACAGTGTAGTCCTGCTGATAATCTCGCTTTAAGCCATCCAGGCTCTCCTCCAGCCGTGCCTGACCCTCCCTCAGCTCCTggacctcctgcagcagcatgtcCAGACTAGAGCTCTCacttctctccagtgtgttGCCCTTAGAGCTGGGGGGGCCTCCAGGGGCCCCCGTGATGCTGATGGCGCCAGCTGAGCCGGAGGTGGCACTGGAGCAGTCATCCTCACTCCCGTATTTGGGACTTGACTGGAGGTGATGACCGGCGCTGGCCAGAGACCGTCCAGCGAGCCCGGTCACACCTTCCTCCACCGTGGGGTCGTCCAGCGAGTCTTTGAGGGAGGGGATGTTGTCGGCGCTGCCAAACTTGTTGCGGATGAGCGAGGCGATTTCTCTGGGCTTAGAGACGACGGCGCCGGCAGCAGAGTGAGTGGCCTGGGAGAAGCTGGACAAACCTCCTTTGACACTGTCCACCACACCCTCGCTGAAGCCGGTCACCTTCGCGCCAACGTCCTTGAGGCCCTGGTGCATGTCCCGCAGAACATCCTTGGGCTGCCGAGGAATACCATTGTGCTCCACCTCTCGCAGCTTCCGGTGGTAATGCTCCAGCTtccgctgcagctgctggatggTTTGGGCCGACTTTTGATTCTTCTTCTCAAAAACCTGGAACAACTTTGATTAATGAACagagtccagcagacagcactTTGAGGGATTCACCTGCTTAATGCGTGTGCTCTGCTGTTTGTCGGCGTTGTTGGCCAGCTTGAGGTATTCCGCCACATTGTCGTCCCGGGCCGTCTGCTCGATCTTTATTTGCTCAGTGAGCTTCAGGattttctgctgcagctgagcgATGGCCTGCTTCGTGCGCTGCGGGTCGGGAGTTCCATCTTCGCTGCTGGTGAATGAGCCGTCTGCACCGCATGACACGGCCAGAGGTGTCTGACCCAACCCGCTCACCTCCAGCCGGTCGATCTGAGGATGGAAGACGGAAAAAGACGATGAGACAAGGGCAGGATGATTGATCTTTCCCACAgccaggaaaagaaaaagaattttCATGCAACTTATACTTCacatatttgttcatttataagAGTTAAAGTAGCACGATGAAGAGCAACTTGGGAGGAGACAAAACAcaactgaggaaagatgagtgTTTGCACAATCAAGTCACTCCTTTGTTTGTGCACTGATGGGTCACACTTTACCCAGAGAAGTCACAGTGTGAGTAGAATGAGGtaagtgacaaaaaacaaattctgaaaaaaaaaagttatgaatCTAGTTTCTGTTGAAGACTACAGTAGTATTTtactgatggatgaatgatcTGTAAggttttaacacatttttaagCTTATTTAGTTTACTCTGCTCTACAGCAATATGACTTCAGCGACACAACACCACCAAAAAGCGGTCAAACTCGGTGAAAAGGGAAGAAGAGATTTGCTGACGCGCTATATCAGACTTCTgcttttcagcagcagcaggaaagcAAGCAAATTGGCTACTTGAGGTCAGTCtgtcagaggaggaagacacaTGCATGACATCACTGTTGCAGGAGAAATGGAAGTGAAATAAGTTAGCGACTTGCTGCACACTAAAAGCACATGGAAAGGAGAATTAAATGGGTATCAGTCACATCTGTCCAGCGCAAAACAAACAGGATATTAGGTTTCTGGGAGCTTTATACGGCTGGAACTGTGCATTTCATGAAAAGTAATCCAATAAAAACAATCTAAAGTGTACGCACACCTCCACACAGCGCGATAAAACCCCACATTATACAGAAGCAGATCTCCAGTTGTCGGAATAAGATCAGATTAAATGCATCATCTCCAGGAAAGAAACACCATCTTGGTGTGACAGACGTCTCAAGACCAGTGGAatgacaacacaaacagctTGGCTTGTCATCAGGGGATTTCAGGGTCAGGCCAGGAATGTAGTAGACCAAGGGGAAGTTTCAGTCCTGCGACACACCATCGCTGAACAAGTCCAAGCCTTAACAGGTAAGAAGAATGAAGCTCACCTGAGTGAGCACCAGCATGACTCACTGCACTGGCACAAACACGTCCGGTGGTGTGCCAAGACTATATTTAGCGTCAATGctaacacaataaataaatcatgattattattatcattaatagaaatacagtgaagcagcagcaagGAAACAAAAGCTGCTCACCTTCCCGTTAGCCAAACGCAGAAACTGTTCCCAGTGCATTGTTCCCAAAGTGAAtaaaaccttttgtttttcatttaatccAACACTCAGACGCGTCCTAGCAGCTTAGCCCCGGTTGAAACTCTGCTCTCGGTGGCTCCCTGGACTGCCACCGGTCAATGTGCCGGCTTGTTGTGAAAGTTGACTCGCACCTGAAGCTCCGTGAAGCACAGCGCTAAGCCCCGCCCAGCTCAGCTGAGCGATGAGGTCATCGCACCACGACTGTCAATCAAACGGAAATAGCTGCACACTCAGTGCGTGACTTACCTGAAGCCCAGAGAAACTACTCATACGCTACTGTTTTGGCTATGGAAATACAAATGTAATACATGTTATGAGTTTCTCAGGAATATTAACAGCGGATTAAATTAAaggtttaatttaaattaaagtaGTTTCTGTTACTATTTTACGcagaaaaatgcaaaatgtattattattattattataagataTAACATAACTGTGAAATAGAAAAATAGTAGAATCAAACTCAACACTAGGATCCAGACTGAGAGTTTGGGTTGAAATTGGAGACAACATTGACGCCCAGTCTGGATCCATGCCAGTGAGTGGTGCGAATCAACAGAACCAGAAAAACTAGTCCGGCACCTTCTCAGTGCTCATACTGAATCAAGCTCCAGGAGCACATTCCTCCAAACCAGAAAAACACAGAGGCTTTGATTCAACCTCAAACTCCAGCTTATCAGAAATTCAGATCTGTGAGTCTGTTTACTAAACAAAGATATGATCTGTTCTTAATCTGGTTGACGGTCAACCAAGGCCACGATATGAATCACTGAAATAGTAGACTGCCCGTCGCCAACTGACCAATGACGTGATAGTCTGGCACCTGCTCTGTTCTCGGACACAAGCAGAACTTTATTAATAGCTTTGTCACGGCAGGCGTGTCACATCCGAAACAGGGTAACCGAATATCCAGAATTTCCTGATGGCAACAATCTTTTTCTATAGCCTTACATAGACAAGATACTATCCACTGGTGGAAACATGTCTTTATAAGATTTAATCTCAAAATCTTGATCTCAATGTAAATCTGCACCTTATATTACCGGCAAATTGGAGGGAACAAACTATGAGGCTGCTTTaaaatgaagaggatgaagggcCAAATTCATCCGTGGTTTTACATGAAACCTAGGTCTTGGCTGGAGAGCAAACAAACCTAAAAAGACTTCACATGCAAAAATATCTATTGAAAAGTCTTTTGCCTGTTCCACACCAGGTGAAGGAGATTTGGATCTGCTGGTGCCACTCACTGTGCAGTGAAAACCGATGGTTTCAGATAAGAGTTCAGAGGGCAGACCAGTGGAATCCCTTAAAAAGGGAGTGTCCTGAAGAAAGACGAGATACACAAGCCGTGATAAGAAGCTGACTTGTACACGCTGGTACCAGATCAGGCCCCTGAACCGATCCCTCTACAACACGACACACAGTCAAGAGCGGGTTCTTCTGGGTACGCCAGAGGACAAACTGCACGGCAATGTTTCATCCACAGATTTCTGACTGAGCAAATTGCCTGTACGAGCAGTTTTGGTGTCAGCAGTGGCCAACCAAGCTTGTAATGAATAGATATGTGGCTGAGCGATAAAACCCATTTCACAAAGTTACTGGAGTCGAACAAGTCGAGGCGACAAGCATCACATTGCCGGAGCCTGCGCTGCCTAATGAGGGAATTTGTGAGTGTAATTAGGGGGAGGGGACTCTGATGTGGAGATGATGAGACTTCATCTGTGGTGGCAGGAGAGAAAGGCGACGTCCCCCCACTCCTCCGGCAGACGTGACTTTCACTCCGCCCGTGTCCACCCCAACAGGGTCCACCTGCTCCGCTTACACAACAGCCTGTGATCCCAGCAAAGCTGGTTAGAAGCATGACTCGACGACCCGGACTTACCTCTGACTCACATGTGAGCAGGCTAAACCTCCCCGTAGCTGTGCATCTCAAACAAACGGCCATTTGTTATGTTGTTGTATATGCGTAATAAGAGACACACAAGAACATTGTGAACCATCACATTTCCACCTGGTGATTGGCCGACAGTTCAGAGTAAAAGTCTGGAAACAGACACAGTTTTAAGAAATGTATTCACCAAATCTGGTCATACACTAGAAAGGCACATCTTTATGAGCATCCAGTGAATCCTCTCACTGAAGGTGCCTCATTCTGCTTGACAAATAATGATATATTGCTCCAGAACATTACTGAATACTAGTGACAAACTGGTAGAAAGCTCTTCCAACACGTTCGCtccaagtcccataatgcactgcaacagagtacaagtaacattcgacttacgacgagcagatgcttttttttttttttttttaattcaatgtcaggcaacagtcacagcagcacagtatcccagcatctcactctcacacagccatctaccactacagtagtacctataaccctcacgtcggccattttgaatggcattcaacttacgtccaatctgacttacgaccggttggtcagaaccgatcccggtcgtaagttggatgttacttgtttaGCGTTAGGAGAGCTAGCAGTTTAAACCGAAGTGTCCAAGTGCAAAACTACCCCAGTAAAAGGTCACCACTAAcccatattgcactgcaacaaGCTCTAAAAACACATTCCTGATTGAATTAAATTCCTGAATACACTTTCTCAGACACAATCTAATCTGTCCTATTGATTTTCCCATGACTCTGCAAAATATTACTGACACCATTAGCCGCGGTTTTTGACTCCTTGCGATAACATTTACAAACCGTCATCAGTGGCAACAGAAGTACAGTACCTTGTTTGTTGCAAGGCCTCGCATTCTCCGCCGCCTCTGCTTCATGTGCAAGCCCTCCGCGGAACCCCAGATCTACTTCCAGGTATGTAAAAAACAAAGCCTCCCGCGCCAGAGCTCTCTGCGTGTACGACGGCGCTGATACCAGCAGGAACATTGTTGGAAGCTCCTCTGCCCTCCAACCCTGCTTATCAGTCAAGTCCCATGAAACCCTCTCAAAGGATGGTTTTCAGTGCTAAAAGCCACGATGTCTTCGGAAGCATGACATATGCCTCATCTGTTTTTACGACAGCTTCATCCCAATTTCGTCAGCGAGCCTGGAAGCCAATCATCTGAGGGTGAGTGAACTTCACACTCCTGATTAGGTGGAGTGAGCTTTAACCCTGAGGTCTGGATATCAGAGAAGAGATGGCTGTTATAACAAGATCATGTCAGCACTGAGTGAACTCCAGCTCGCTGCCTTCCATTGATAAAAGTGATTATCCTCCACATGATAGCGTGTGGTCGGGGCAGAGCAGGGGACATCGCTTGGCTCAGCAGTGTGCTCTTCAACTAACCTAAACCCCCCCTTCCCCTCTATTCACTCTTGCTCTGGGTTTCAGTTCCCACACAGTCAGGACTCCATCATTTAAGCAGAAAGGAGACtgctatttaaataaaatccaacTTTCAACAATGAGCTCCATTCAGCAAATACTGAAAATGGTATAATCCTTACCACTATGCAGGAGGGGTGGTGTACTCAACATCACCTAAATAGCACAATAAACACTTGCCGAGGGGCGTGCTAGTCTGGGAAATGAGAAGGTACGATGCGAAAAGTAGCTTGGTCTTGGCCCAGAAATAGAACAGCTGCATCAGCTGGGACTTCACTGCCACTGGGAAGTGACTAAAAACATACACCTTATTCAACTGATTCAATGATCAGAATTGTTTTGCATGAAATCCAATCACATCAGTTACTGTGTAACTACATGAGATGTGATCATCATTTTGATCTTTAGGTACGAAGTGGGAGGATTTGAGTCACAGATTAACGTCTCCAATGAGGtcagaagaaagagctgagccaaaaggcaaggtGTCTGGAGTCTCCCTTCAGAGATAGCACAGCCGTGAAGCAGTGGTTCAAAGCAGAGCGGTGCTTTGGGCTGCTAGTCAGGATGAGATGTTCAGAGTGACGGGGGAGGCCCAGGCAGATATGCTGGAGAATGTTTATAAAACCGTTCACAGAACTAGTGCGTCTATTATGGCAGGCATCTTTAGCAAGTTTTctaaactcaaaatgaaagtagGATTATCGGCGCTAATCCTAAACAATCCAGAGTCCTCAGGTGGTCACTCACTGTGCTGCTGGAGGGAGGTTGATCGGGGTCAGCAGTTACCAGATTGAGAATGACCTCCATGGTGGACAGATGCAAGTGCACATCCTGAACTGAAGCTGAGCTCGCTCCGACTTCTCGCCCCTGTGCAGCAGGTACAGCCGAGCACGTGGGAAAGACAGCTGCCATGAGAGGCAGCTCTTGGTTCAGGGCATCTCCTCCATCTCCGGTGACAGCACTTGACGAGAAAAGTTCAGAGGAATACTCTGCTTGGCTGAATATCCAGAATCCATATGATGCTCAGTACCTATCACGATTGATGGTCCCGCAGCTGCTTGTTCACAGAGCCGGTTCTACTCAAAGCCCACCTGCACGCTTCAGTGCGAGCACACACTCTGAAGTACAAAGTGTCCGGTTAAGCCTTCGGAACGCACGCATGTGCTTCGCGGAGCAAAACTCCAAAGGACGAGTCGCGTTTTCAGGAAACAAGAACTTCTCTGGTGCATCGATCCGTCTGATGGAGCTTTGGGGAGCAAACTGCTGAGGTGGATAATCGGATAAAAAACTTCCAGAGTTAAAAGTCGACTGTTGGTGCATCAAATCCCTCAGAGAAAACCGAGGTAGAGACCCCGAGGACGGATGTGAGGGGAGCAGGAAAAGAAGGGCCCACCAGGAGCTGTCACCGAGAGGCAGCGAGGGGCTGTGAGAAAGCTTGATAGGGGAAGGGAGGGCTATTATTCCGGGAGTTTCCAGGCCAGCTCTGATCCAAAACAGAGGCTAATGGGCTAAAAAAGAGAGGGACAAATCCACCTTCCACTGCCTCCTTTTAAAGGTCGCAGCGTGATTGTCAGGACCAATCAGTTTCCTGAGCGAACACGCTTTAATGAATGACCTTCTGTCCTGAGACGTTTGAACCGCGCTTACAACAACGTCCTAACAACGTTGTGCAATGTGAAACACTCAATCCAGATGACGTTTAAAATGGAACAGGGAAAGAGATTATACTAATAACACAGTCACATGTAGGCGCTTCCATACAAAGACTGATATTCATTCAGAAACTTTGCCCGCAAAGATCTGGCTGGAGAGAGCGGGTGTCCCAGGATGAGCTAAAAATCCTGCAGAAACTCAACCCAAAACATGATGTAGAAAAGATGCGGCTTTACCAGTGATGTCACTAGAAATGATGCCAAGTCGGTGTAACGTAAACCACAGGGTCACGTCCACTTGAATGTGAATATGCTTCGTTTTATAGGTTTTATAggtttacatttaaattttgtCTCACGTATCGAACCTCAGACAGTTGCGACAGATGAGTTTGGATCCTTTTTTGACTCGAAATaacgaaaaaaataaatgtatcagaCGTTATCAGTCGGTGGCGGAAATGTCCACCAGCCACGCCCCAAGAAAATTTGACAATGCAAGAAAATAATTTACCTACAACAGGCTAAGATGAAGAATGGAACTTCTTCCTCATTGTTTGCCAGAAGACGCCAAGCGATACTGTGCCACCTACaggactggcatgtgtactatGTCGGTCAATCTTATCTTGAGTTTTTTTGTCTAACACAAAATTTTTGGAGTCGTCACGAAGCAGACAACAAAGTTTGCCACACTGGTAAACAGCCGACAAGACGGTGTGTGGATGTGAAAGTGTCATGAATGCTGCACCTGAGGTGCTACAAAGTGAAACAGGGAACAATATCAAGTATGATGCGGTGATTATTTAACTTCACTGTGACAAATGCAATTTCATATTCATGCGACCTTAAGTCAATTCCATCCTCAGCTCCACTTCCAATTAAAACTAATTGGACTTTCCCCTGCGGATGATTGAAATTGACATTTAAATGCCACCTAAGGCAAAATCTCCCAAAAATATAGCTCTACTGTTTCAATTCTAAGACTCCCTGTGCACTTTAAAGTGTCAACAAACCAATTACAGTGAAAAACTGAGCGAGGATTGAATGCAGGAAAAAGGGTTGCCGAAGTGGGGAAGAGAGAGGCGGGAGGAGGGGTAGGGGGGAGCCATGAATAAAGGGGTTTAATGAGAGAGCGAAGGGAGTTATGGGACCGGCTGAAGGGGACGGATTTGGGGAAAAGGCTGCTTATATAATAACACAACTGAGCGGTGAAAGAGTTGATGTGTAGGTTCGGACGGTAAAAGGCAATATAGAAAAGGGGATTCCCACACTCTCAGAGGAATGCATGACACACAAGCTGCCGGACTCTCTGTGTCATTTAAGCCAAAAGGTCTGCAGGTCTACAATGTCAGCAATGTTGGCCCCCCAGCAGCACTCATTAGTCCAGGAATACGCCGGCTTCCAAAGTGACTCAGGACATTCTCTCGGCGAGCTTCAATAACATACCGCGGATAGCAAAACGGTTCCGCCAGGACTGGATGTTAGTTTATTTGGCAGGTGACTGGAACAACACTCCCTCCTACAGAAAAGATGTCCAGAAATGAGCAGAAATCCAAGGAGAAATCTGGCTATCAGGAAATCTCTCCTGAAGCCGTGACACCCGAGCATTGTCTTGGAGGACATGACCTGCTGAACTGCAGGCAAATTGAGGTCAGGCGTGCTTATCTAGTTATCTGGCAGATGACTCTCCAGGCAGGGTGGACTTTACGCTGCAGCACAGCGGCGTTTATTGCTGTAGTTAACACACATTTGACATAAGGAAAATGCAT
This portion of the Synchiropus splendidus isolate RoL2022-P1 chromosome 18, RoL_Sspl_1.0, whole genome shotgun sequence genome encodes:
- the tmcc1a gene encoding transmembrane and coiled-coil domains protein 1 isoform X2, which encodes MRRGTSLQSRRSKGSGSGSGDRDPLLRGSPQALHRRYTHDPQQHVSRRRSSSTTETSPSSPAPGGEVGLSSGYQSTEESDRIDRLEVSGLGQTPLAVSCGADGSFTSSEDGTPDPQRTKQAIAQLQQKILKLTEQIKIEQTARDDNVAEYLKLANNADKQQSTRIKQVFEKKNQKSAQTIQQLQRKLEHYHRKLREVEHNGIPRQPKDVLRDMHQGLKDVGAKVTGFSEGVVDSVKGGLSSFSQATHSAAGAVVSKPREIASLIRNKFGSADNIPSLKDSLDDPTVEEGVTGLAGRSLASAGHHLQSSPKYGSEDDCSSATSGSAGAISITGAPGGPPSSKGNTLERSESSSLDMLLQEVQELREGQARLEESLDGLKRDYQQDYTVVMQSLQEERFRCERLEDQLNDLTDLHQNEILNLKQELASMEEKIAYQSYERARDIQEALEACQTRISKMELQQQQQQAVQLEGLENATARTLLGKLINVLLALMAVLLVFVSTVANCVVPLMKTRSRSLSTFLLVLLLAFLWRNWDALSGYTHHALQPPGGVD
- the tmcc1a gene encoding transmembrane and coiled-coil domains protein 1 isoform X1, whose product is MMHIEEASQMRQDEVDVDSNGEAAGRSQAPGSKKSRIRISQNARESIVVLGQGLKQLFQPQRRLRSQSTLDSSCSSSCSSLVSAGGILPSANEENYRPECDSASVAPSAKGMRRGTSLQSRRSKGSGSGSGDRDPLLRGSPQALHRRYTHDPQQHVSRRRSSSTTETSPSSPAPGGEVGLSSGYQSTEESDRIDRLEVSGLGQTPLAVSCGADGSFTSSEDGTPDPQRTKQAIAQLQQKILKLTEQIKIEQTARDDNVAEYLKLANNADKQQSTRIKQVFEKKNQKSAQTIQQLQRKLEHYHRKLREVEHNGIPRQPKDVLRDMHQGLKDVGAKVTGFSEGVVDSVKGGLSSFSQATHSAAGAVVSKPREIASLIRNKFGSADNIPSLKDSLDDPTVEEGVTGLAGRSLASAGHHLQSSPKYGSEDDCSSATSGSAGAISITGAPGGPPSSKGNTLERSESSSLDMLLQEVQELREGQARLEESLDGLKRDYQQDYTVVMQSLQEERFRCERLEDQLNDLTDLHQNEILNLKQELASMEEKIAYQSYERARDIQEALEACQTRISKMELQQQQQQAVQLEGLENATARTLLGKLINVLLALMAVLLVFVSTVANCVVPLMKTRSRSLSTFLLVLLLAFLWRNWDALSGYTHHALQPPGGVD
- the tmcc1a gene encoding transmembrane and coiled-coil domains protein 1 isoform X5; translation: MVQRFSLRRQYSKIDRLEVSGLGQTPLAVSCGADGSFTSSEDGTPDPQRTKQAIAQLQQKILKLTEQIKIEQTARDDNVAEYLKLANNADKQQSTRIKQVFEKKNQKSAQTIQQLQRKLEHYHRKLREVEHNGIPRQPKDVLRDMHQGLKDVGAKVTGFSEGVVDSVKGGLSSFSQATHSAAGAVVSKPREIASLIRNKFGSADNIPSLKDSLDDPTVEEGVTGLAGRSLASAGHHLQSSPKYGSEDDCSSATSGSAGAISITGAPGGPPSSKGNTLERSESSSLDMLLQEVQELREGQARLEESLDGLKRDYQQDYTVVMQSLQEERFRCERLEDQLNDLTDLHQNEILNLKQELASMEEKIAYQSYERARDIQEALEACQTRISKMELQQQQQQAVQLEGLENATARTLLGKLINVLLALMAVLLVFVSTVANCVVPLMKTRSRSLSTFLLVLLLAFLWRNWDALSGYTHHALQPPGGVD
- the tmcc1a gene encoding transmembrane and coiled-coil domains protein 1 isoform X4, with the protein product MHWEQFLRLANGKIDRLEVSGLGQTPLAVSCGADGSFTSSEDGTPDPQRTKQAIAQLQQKILKLTEQIKIEQTARDDNVAEYLKLANNADKQQSTRIKQVFEKKNQKSAQTIQQLQRKLEHYHRKLREVEHNGIPRQPKDVLRDMHQGLKDVGAKVTGFSEGVVDSVKGGLSSFSQATHSAAGAVVSKPREIASLIRNKFGSADNIPSLKDSLDDPTVEEGVTGLAGRSLASAGHHLQSSPKYGSEDDCSSATSGSAGAISITGAPGGPPSSKGNTLERSESSSLDMLLQEVQELREGQARLEESLDGLKRDYQQDYTVVMQSLQEERFRCERLEDQLNDLTDLHQNEILNLKQELASMEEKIAYQSYERARDIQEALEACQTRISKMELQQQQQQAVQLEGLENATARTLLGKLINVLLALMAVLLVFVSTVANCVVPLMKTRSRSLSTFLLVLLLAFLWRNWDALSGYTHHALQPPGGVD
- the tmcc1a gene encoding transmembrane and coiled-coil domains protein 1 isoform X3; amino-acid sequence: MAAVFPTCSAVPAAQGREVGASSASVQDVHLHLSTMEVILNLVTADPDQPPSSSTIDRLEVSGLGQTPLAVSCGADGSFTSSEDGTPDPQRTKQAIAQLQQKILKLTEQIKIEQTARDDNVAEYLKLANNADKQQSTRIKQVFEKKNQKSAQTIQQLQRKLEHYHRKLREVEHNGIPRQPKDVLRDMHQGLKDVGAKVTGFSEGVVDSVKGGLSSFSQATHSAAGAVVSKPREIASLIRNKFGSADNIPSLKDSLDDPTVEEGVTGLAGRSLASAGHHLQSSPKYGSEDDCSSATSGSAGAISITGAPGGPPSSKGNTLERSESSSLDMLLQEVQELREGQARLEESLDGLKRDYQQDYTVVMQSLQEERFRCERLEDQLNDLTDLHQNEILNLKQELASMEEKIAYQSYERARDIQEALEACQTRISKMELQQQQQQAVQLEGLENATARTLLGKLINVLLALMAVLLVFVSTVANCVVPLMKTRSRSLSTFLLVLLLAFLWRNWDALSGYTHHALQPPGGVD